A region from the Stutzerimonas stutzeri genome encodes:
- a CDS encoding bifunctional diguanylate cyclase/phosphodiesterase — MPSEPSSIQVSNPKAQATFSKRILPGIACVLAAALIAAAVAIIHIARTIDRDALTQQTALVGKAFEARQRNMARQVTDNAFWGDAYANLSKRVNTAWAYDEENLGPSLYNDFGYEGLLVIASDGETTYSVIHGELVEVDARQWLGGGLETLLGQAREAVEDDESVVGLLTADGHPAMVAAAVMIPGGSDVEPMDRPASTLLFVDVLDAEQLIQLGEHYTVEGLRVDERTTRGHDASLTLQRVDGTPQAFTWDLSQPGHYLLWITLPVLAAVTLGLGILAWLLLRQALKTVRFMDANYERLSRSRKALAASEERFRDVAEAASDWIWETDQNARLTYLSNRFEEITGHQPSAWIGHPLIDLLISDQAALHDWLAAPHRAPLRCSYQAANGCERNCRLSARAIYRDDTLLGYRGTASDITEETRAQARVQYLSQHDALTGLPNRNRLRDYLDSKLSTLTSGSRLAVLYIDLDRFKPVNDTLGHGAGDEVLVGVSDRLKQCTRGDDLVARLGGDEFVLVMSRLQHNEDVQRLCARIVEAISEPFIYEGKQIHIGASIGIAMAPTDTNLASELLRCADIALYQAKSDGRGTWRFYGSDMDQRLLERRRQEDELREAIVDGQFVVYYQPRYFSEGMRINGAEALLRWRHPSRGLLQPEHFIPLAEETGLIVPLGEWVLRQACAEASGWAEDLMISVNLSPLQLRNDVLPDLVQSVLRESGLPAHRLELEITETALLQENRRTLDVLNELKSIGVRLAMDDFGTGYSSLNNLRHYPFDTIKIDGSFVVGMTHSSEDHSIVKALIDLGRGLDMRVTAEGVETSEQLMRLVADGCSEMQGFHMSYPLPADALRALLANVENEAIPSCNPVR, encoded by the coding sequence ATGCCGTCGGAACCGTCGTCGATCCAAGTCAGCAACCCCAAAGCCCAAGCGACATTCTCGAAGCGTATCCTGCCCGGTATCGCTTGTGTGCTGGCTGCTGCGCTGATCGCCGCCGCGGTGGCGATCATTCATATCGCACGTACCATCGACCGCGATGCGCTGACGCAGCAAACCGCTCTGGTCGGCAAGGCCTTCGAGGCGCGCCAGCGCAACATGGCCCGCCAAGTCACCGACAACGCATTCTGGGGCGACGCCTATGCCAATCTGAGCAAGCGGGTGAATACCGCCTGGGCCTATGACGAGGAAAACCTCGGCCCGTCTCTCTATAACGACTTCGGCTATGAGGGGCTGCTGGTCATCGCGAGCGATGGCGAAACGACCTACTCGGTCATCCACGGCGAGCTGGTCGAGGTCGACGCGCGCCAATGGCTCGGTGGCGGTCTGGAGACGTTGCTCGGGCAAGCCCGCGAAGCCGTTGAAGATGATGAGTCCGTGGTCGGTCTGCTAACGGCGGACGGGCATCCGGCGATGGTTGCCGCAGCCGTGATGATACCGGGCGGGAGTGATGTCGAGCCGATGGACCGTCCCGCCTCGACCCTGCTTTTCGTCGATGTGCTGGATGCCGAACAGCTGATTCAGCTGGGCGAGCACTATACGGTCGAAGGCCTGCGTGTCGATGAACGGACGACCCGCGGCCATGACGCATCGCTCACCCTGCAGAGGGTCGACGGGACGCCCCAGGCGTTTACCTGGGATCTGTCTCAGCCGGGGCACTACCTGCTTTGGATCACCTTGCCGGTGCTGGCTGCGGTCACGCTGGGGCTTGGCATCCTGGCCTGGCTGCTGCTGCGTCAAGCGCTCAAGACCGTCAGGTTCATGGACGCCAACTACGAGCGACTATCCCGTAGCCGCAAGGCACTGGCAGCCAGCGAAGAGCGTTTCCGCGACGTGGCGGAAGCCGCATCGGACTGGATCTGGGAGACCGATCAGAACGCGCGTCTAACCTATCTCTCCAATCGATTCGAGGAAATCACCGGGCATCAGCCTTCCGCCTGGATTGGCCACCCTTTGATCGATCTGCTGATCAGCGATCAGGCCGCGCTGCACGACTGGCTGGCCGCGCCACACCGCGCACCGCTGCGCTGCAGCTATCAGGCGGCCAACGGCTGCGAGCGAAACTGCCGGTTGTCCGCACGGGCCATCTACCGGGACGACACGCTGCTGGGGTACCGGGGCACGGCAAGCGACATCACCGAGGAGACCCGAGCCCAGGCGCGGGTGCAGTATCTGTCGCAGCATGACGCCCTGACCGGCCTGCCGAATCGCAACCGCCTGCGCGACTATCTGGACAGCAAACTGTCCACGCTCACCAGCGGATCCAGACTGGCCGTGCTGTACATCGACCTGGACCGCTTCAAGCCGGTCAACGACACGCTGGGCCATGGTGCGGGCGATGAAGTGTTGGTCGGGGTATCCGATCGCCTCAAGCAATGCACCCGCGGCGACGACTTGGTGGCACGGCTGGGCGGCGACGAATTCGTCCTGGTCATGAGCCGTCTGCAACACAACGAGGATGTCCAGAGGCTCTGCGCCCGTATCGTCGAGGCGATCAGCGAGCCCTTCATCTATGAAGGTAAACAGATTCATATCGGCGCCAGTATTGGCATCGCCATGGCGCCGACTGACACCAACCTGGCCAGCGAACTGTTGCGCTGCGCCGACATCGCGCTGTATCAAGCCAAATCCGATGGTCGTGGTACCTGGCGGTTCTACGGCAGCGATATGGACCAGCGCCTGCTCGAGCGGCGCCGCCAGGAGGACGAACTGCGCGAGGCCATCGTCGATGGTCAGTTCGTGGTCTATTACCAGCCGCGCTACTTCAGCGAAGGCATGCGCATCAATGGTGCCGAAGCGCTGCTGCGCTGGCGCCACCCGAGCCGCGGCCTGCTGCAACCTGAGCACTTCATTCCGCTGGCCGAAGAAACCGGCTTGATCGTTCCGCTCGGCGAATGGGTGCTGCGTCAGGCATGCGCCGAGGCCAGCGGCTGGGCCGAAGACTTGATGATCTCGGTCAACCTGTCGCCCTTGCAGCTACGCAACGATGTGCTCCCCGATCTGGTTCAGAGCGTACTGCGAGAAAGCGGGCTGCCAGCCCACCGTCTTGAGCTGGAAATCACCGAAACGGCGCTGCTGCAGGAGAACCGCCGCACCCTGGATGTGCTCAACGAATTGAAGAGCATCGGCGTACGCCTGGCGATGGATGACTTCGGCACCGGCTACTCCTCCCTGAACAACCTGCGCCATTACCCGTTCGACACGATCAAGATCGACGGCAGCTTTGTCGTGGGCATGACGCATTCGAGCGAAGATCATTCCATCGTCAAGGCACTCATCGACCTCGGTCGCGGCCTGGATATGCGCGTCACGGCCGAGGGCGTGGAGACCTCGGAACAGTTGATGCGCCTGGTTGCCGACGGCTGCAGCGAAATGCAGGGCTTTCACATGAGCTACCCGCTTCCGGCGGACGCCTTGCGGGCTTTGCTG
- a CDS encoding DUF2897 family protein yields MPWYIWLLLVLVLGMIVGGLMALRADARKIPLTDEQKRRIAQRNAEADAEDARNR; encoded by the coding sequence ATGCCTTGGTATATCTGGTTACTGCTGGTCCTGGTCCTCGGCATGATCGTTGGCGGGCTGATGGCCTTGCGCGCGGATGCCCGGAAAATCCCACTGACCGACGAGCAGAAACGACGGATCGCCCAGCGCAACGCCGAAGCGGACGCCGAAGACGCGCGCAACAGGTAG